The DNA segment GGCCAGGGGCCTTGGAAGTGCTGGTGGTATCGGCACTTGTGGTTCGGGCAGAAGGGTGGTTGCCAGCGGGGATCCTGTAGTGATAGCTTCTCCATGTCCTACAGAGGGCAGGAAGAAGGCCAGATACATTCTCAGAGGCACAACCTTTTATTCAGACTCCACGCCATCCTTTTCGAATTCTCTCCAGAGACCGGAGCCCCGATTCCAACGCCTGGAGAGCCAGAGCAGAGCCAGAAGACCGACCAGCACGGCAAACCAGAGCGTTGCCAGACGAATCAGGAGCGTGGCGGCGGCGGCCATTGCGGGATCCAGACCGCCGACTCCTCCCAGAAGAAGGGCCATGCTGCCTTCAGCCGCTCCCAACCCCCCCGGAAGAAAGGACAGGGCTCCCGCAAGAGTGGAAAGGGAAAAGACAAAGACCGAATCTCCCAGAGAGAGGAAGCCACCGAGAGATTGAAGGGAAAAAACCAGAGCCCAGCATTGCCAGAACCAGGCCAGGGCACTGAAGAGAACCATGGGAAGCAGGCGGGAAAGGGTAAGAAGCCCCCGAGTTCCGGAGAGCACCTGGGCCACGCGATCACCCGTCTTTCCGAAGAGCCGGGGCAGCAGTCGCTGCAGCCAGGGGGAAAAGGCAAGCAGATAGATCAGGGTGAGAAAGAGGAAGGCCAGTAGCCAGGTCGCTCCCCAGCCGCTACCGATCACTCCCAGTGAAGCCAGCACCAGCAATCCTCCCATATCCGTGTAGCGCTCGGCGATCACGACAGGGATGACCTTCGACACCGCTTCGCCTTTCACCTCCCGCACAAGCCAGGCCTTGAAGATCTCGCCCATCTTGCCAGGAGTGACCGTAAAGACAAAACCGCTGAGGAAAATCCCCACACTGTCGGCAAAGCGAATCCGGACGCCAATCGCGCGCAGGAAGAACTCCCACTTGAAGTAGCGAAAGACAAAGTGCAGGAGGCTGAGACCCAGAATCAGGGGAAGCCAGGCCAGGTTCATGGATCGAAGTGCGCTGGCGGTTTTGCCGAAATCAGAAAGCAGGGAAAGAGCGATCATGACGAGCAATCCGAAAGACAGACCAAGCCAGAGAGTGGTTCTCAGGCGGCGCTTTTTCACCAGGAGTCCCCCTGCTCGGGAGAAAAGGCATCCGGTCGAGCTTCCCGGTAAAAATGATGTGCCAGCATGGCTTCAATGCGAGCAGCAGCCCGACCATCGCCGTAGGGATTCTGTGCCTCGCTCATAAGCCGGTGATGGGAATCATCGCTGAGAATCTTCCCCGACTCCTCAAGAATCCGCTCCGGATCACTGCCTACGAGCTTCACGGTCCCTGCCTTGATGGCCTCGGGCCGCTCAGTGACATCACGCAGAACCAGCACCGGGACTCCCAGCGAGGGGGCCTCTTCCTGGATTCCCCCGCTGTCGGTGAGAATCAGTCGGGCCCGCTTCATCAGGGAAACAAAGCTCGCATAGTCAAGTGGATCGCAAAGCTGGACATTCCCGATTCCCTCCAACTTGTCCGAAGCCGCCTTGCGAACCGAGGGATTGGGATGCACGGGATAGACCACCTGGCACTCCGGGTGGCGGCTTGCCAGTTCTGCAACGGCAGAAAAGATCCTGCCGAGAGGCGTGCCAAAGGACTCCCTGCGATGGGCCGTAAGCAGGATGAGTGGGGAAGAGAGATCCGGAAAATCCGGCAGGTCTTCGCGAGCCGCAGTTTCAAGCAAGGCATCGATGACCGTGTTTCCCGTTACCAGGATCTTCTCCGTCTCGACACCTTCCTGTTTCAGGTTCCAGGCTGCGGTGGAGGTAGGCGCGAAGTGCAGATCCGTGAGCGAGCCGGTCAAACGACGGTTCAGTTCTTCCGGAAAGGGACTGTAGCGCTGTCCGGTGCGAAGACCCGCTTCCACATGGCCGACGGGAATTTTCAGATAGTAGGCGGCAAGAGCGCCGGCAAAGACGGTCGTCGTGTCGCCCTGAACGAGCACCATGTCCGGTTCAGTTACCTCGAAGACCTCCCGCAGCCCGGTCAGCGCGGAAGAAGTCACATCAAACAGATTCTGCCCGGGGCGCATGAGGTTCAGATCGTAGTCCGGCTTCAGATCGAATAGCTGTAACACCTGATCAAGCATCTCCCGGTGCTGAGCCGTTACGACCAGACTTGTCTGCCAGCGCTCCGGATTGCGCCGAAGCCGGGCGATGACTGGAGCCAACTTGATGGCTTCGGGTCGGGTTCCCAGTACAATCGCAATCTTCCGACTCATTTCTTCCTCCTCTGGGGTCTCTTGACGAATTGCCGAGGGAAGCGTTCGCGCAGATAGGCGTCCACATCCTCCAGGCTTTTCAGTTCCAGTTCGAACTCCCCGTCCAGAAAAAAGTCGCACTCGCCAAAGTCATGGTTCTGGCAAACCGAGGGTCGCTTCTCGTAGATCTTGCAGGAAAAGTCTTCGTTGAGATGTTCGCAGGGGCTGTCGAAGGCCACGTACCATCCCTCGTCGTCCTTGAAAATCCAGATGCCCTTGTGCGCGCAGTACCAGCGGATGTTCTCGAAGTCCTCAAACTCCTCGGGCTCGTCGATCTCGACGGCCACATAGGTGCAGCACTGCCCTTTGCAGGCACGGCAGATTTCCAGAATCTTCTCGGGATCCCTGCGAATCTCCTTCAGTTCCGCAGGGCCTGGCTTATCGGTCATGGGCATGGTCTTTCGATCAGGGTTCAGGGGGTCGAGGCGGGTCCAGATCCTCGGGAAGATCCATGGGAAAGGGACGCTCCGGCAGGGTCTTCTCTCCGCGAGCCACCTGTTTCCGGTTTCTCGCCACCAGACTCTTCTTCCATTTCAACCGGAACTCTTCGCGTTCCTCTCCCGGACCATAGCTGAAATGATGGCAGTTGTAGAAGATTTCGCAAATGTCTCCGGGGCGAAGATTCTTGCCGAGCTTGCCGTGAAGACAATAGCCCCGGCTTCCATTGCTCATGTCACGCGCCATGCCGGAAAAGAGAAAGTACTGGCAGTTTCCACAGGCCAGAATGCAGCCCTCGTCGAGGGAAAGCTGATCCTGCAATGCGCGAAGGCTGGCATAGTGATCAAAGCCAGAGCCTTCGGCCAACACCTTTTCGCCGATCATGAGAAGAGAGGAAATATCGAAGTTCTTCAGTTCCAGGAGAACCTGTCCCTTGCTCCCGGGAAGCTCGGCCTCGCGACGCTTTTTCATCAGGTAGGGAGAATAGTAGGAGATTCTGCCATCCATCTCCTCGCCCCGAAGCTTGAGGCGAACTGGCTTTTCGCGAATCATCGAGGCAAAACCTCCCGAGCGGGCAAGACGGAGCCGGGTGTCTTATGCACCTTTGCGGAAAAGCTGGCAAGATTTTTCTTCAGGAATCTGCCCCAATACACTGAATGTAGTAGACTTGGAGCTTCGCAACCCAAGATTTGGGGTCCTGGCCGGGAAATTGTTCCTGCGATCTTCCCCTCTCTCGTGTAGTATGCTCGCCGTCCGATTCCAGGAGAGAAAATGAAAGAACGCTGGTTCCGCAAGCACCCTCGCCTGCTCCTCATTCCGGTTGCTGTTTTTGCGGTTCTTGTCGGCATTCTGCTGGCCGAACTCTCCGCCAGAGTCCTCTTTCCCCAGTGGGCACCTGCCCGGGAAGAAAGGGTGAAGTTCTGGAAATACAGCGAACTTCTCGGATGGGAACACCGACCCGGGCAGAACGGGCACTTTGATCATCGGGATTTCTCGGTGGAAGTGTCCATCAATACTCTGGGCATGCGGGATGGCGAAGCAAGCAGGGAAAAAGGAAGTAAAAGACGCCTGCTGGTTCTCGGTGATTCCTTCGCCTGGGGTTTTGGAGTGGAAGAGGAGGAGCGATTCAGCGAGGTTCTGGACCTCTCTCTAGCCGGATGGGAGCTTCTCAACGCAGCGGTCAGCGGATACGGAACGGCACAGGAGCTTCTCTATCTAAAGGAAAGAGGCATGGCCCTGAAGCCGGACGCCCTCTTGCTTCTCTTTTGTGAAAACGATTTTCTCAACAATGTTCGAAGCGAGGAATACTGGCACTATCGCCCAGTCTTTACGCTGGAAAAGGACTCCCTTGAACTGCGAAATGTCCCGGTTCCCCGGGCCAGCCGCCGGCAGAAAGTCGAGCGATTCCTCTGGGGCAAGACCTGGCTTGGCCCGCGACTGGATATGGGAATCTGGAGGCTCAAGCAGTGGCTTCGTGGTAAGCGGGAGATGACTCCGGGCACGAAAGACATCGGGGATTTCAGGGTCACCGGAGAGCTTCTTCTTGCCATACGGGATCGCTGTCATGTGGCGGGCATTCCCTTTCTTCTCGTCAGCATCCCTATGGAGAAAGAAGGGAGAAACTGGCTGCGGGATTTCGCCAGCGAGCAGAACCTGAAGCTCCTGCAACTCGACGAAACCTTTGACAACTCCGGTGAAAACCTGATGCTCCCCCACGACAATCACTGGAATGGCCGAGGGCACGAACTGGCGGCACAGACCATTGCCTCCTGGCTCTCGGAAACCGGAATCCTTGATGGAAAGAAAGAGAGTCCATGAAACGAACGATCCTCCTGCTTCTTCTTTGCGTTTTCTATTCAATTCTGCGTTACCGGTTTTTCGGAGACACCGCTTCTGCGCAGATCCCGGTATTCCTTCTGAACAAGGCCCTCGCTCTTGCCTCCACTCTCTTTCTCTTTCTCGCGGCCCTGAGTTACCGCAAAGAAAACCAAGACGATCTTCGCCACTGGGGAAATGCCTCCCTGCATACCGCCTCCCTTCATGTGCTTCTCTCTCTTGCCGTCTTTTCAAAGACCTACTACCCGAAGCTCTTTGACGGCGGCAGCATGAGCCTGTCCGGAGAGATCATGATTCTCAGCGGTTCGCTTGCGGCCTTCAGTTTCTATTTTCTGAGAAAGGCCTCGGAGAACACCTCCCTGCAACGCTTCCCTCCTCTTCTGGCTTCCCTGTTTTTGGCCATTCATACCCTCTCTCTGGGCTTGAAAGGTTGGATGCCGCCTCAGGATTGGCACGGCTTTCTTCCTCCCATCTCGCTTTGGGGCTTTGTCTTTTCCCTGCTTGCTTCCTTGCTCTTCTGCCCCTGGATTCGCCGGGGAAGATAAACAGGCGCCGGGCCATGTTTCCACATCCGTGGAATCGCGGGATCATCTGTGATAGAATCGGGGTGCGGCCTGGCGAAGAGCCTTGCTCGCGGTAAATGCGATGCCGACAAGGCGTCGAAAGGAATGTCCTTGAAACCCCTGGCCCCCCTTCTCCTTGCCCTCTTGCTTGTCTCTTCGGCAAGTGCAAGCAGTCCCGTGGACCCTGCCGACCCCCACCTTCTCTACACGGGACGATGGGACGACTCGAATGCTTCCGAGCCCTGGTGTTACTGGATGGGCTCATCAATCATCGCCCACTTCGAGGGCAGCAGCCTGGCGATCACCTGCAGTGGCGGGTGGTGGAGCAATTACGACTACCTGCGCGTGATCATCGACGATGATGCGGCCAACTCCAGCAAGATCGCCATCGGAACGAGCATGGCGACCCATGTTCTGGCAACGGGCCTTGGGGACAGCAGCCACAAGGTCGAAATCATCAAGGAAACCGACATGGGTTACTGGCTGGTCGAGGGCTTCGAACTGGACGACGGGAAATCCCTCCTGGCTCCTCCCGAGAGACCCTCGCGACGCATTGAGTTTTACGGGGACTCCAATCTGGCAGGCTATTCTCTGGAGCACGAAGAGAACCACAGCGGCTATCACCTGCGTGGAACTTACCGGGGCTATGCGGGAATCGTATCGCGCATGCTCGATGCCGAGTATACCAATGTTTGCCGTAGCGGGGATCGAATCGCCGAGATTCACAGTGTCTTCGATCAAGTCGACTACTGGTCTCCCACGCCCCTCTGGGACTTCGCCAGATTCCCGCCCGATCTGGTGGTCGTGGGACTGGGTGCCAACGATCTGGGTCGTCCCAAGGTAGCCATCAAGAGCGACTACCACGATTTCCTTGACGACCTTCGCTCAACGCATCCCGAAGCACACATCATGCTCTACAATGGCTGGGGCTGGGACTACAACGAACCTGCCAACTACACTCATGAGGTCATTGAAGAACGGGATGACCCGAACATGTCCTTCGCAATCTTCCCCTGGATCTTCGAACAGTGGCACGGTTGCGAGTACGATCATGCGGGCATGGCCCAGATCCTTGCCGATCATGTCAGCGAGCTGCTGGGCTGGGAACAGGGGCCGCGCGATGTGATGAACGGCTACAGCCTGGGAGGAAATGTCGCCAACGGCGGTTTTGAAGAGGTCGCACCCTTCGGTGGCTATGGCTGGCGTTACCATGCACATCCGGGGGTCGATCGGATCCATGACCCTGCTGGCGCCCGGGACGGGGAGTACTACCTGCGCCTGTCGAGCGGGGCCGCGACTCACCAGCCAGTCCCCGCCAGTGACGGGGACACTTTCACTCTCGAGGCTTGGGTACGCGGCAGCGGGAACATCGCCGCCACGCAGGATTTCCGCGATCAGAAGATGTGGACCAATCCACTGCAAAGTAGCACCGAGGTCTTCCCTCTGACAGAGGAATGGCAGGTAATCTCGATGTCAGCCACGGCCCCGCTCGGTGTCTCATTTCCTGTCTACCACATGCGGCTGTCCTTCATCGTCGGCACCGGGGACACTGCAGACATAGACCTGGTCAGCACAAGCCTTGCCACCGCTGCGCCCGGCAAGCCGGCCTCTTCCCTGAACCTGGCCGTCTGGCCTAACCCCTTCAACCCCCTCGCGGAACTCCGCTTCGACCTTCCGGACGATGGACGCATGAAACTGGAGATTCTGGATGTGAGTGGGCGACTGATCTCGACCCTCCTCAGTGGCCCGATGGCCCGTGGTTCTCACTCCTGCTCCTGGAAAGGGCTCGATGAGCGTGGATCTGCAATGGCCAGCGGACTTTACCTCGCCCGCCTGTCTTTCGGCACTCAGGTGGAGTCAAAGCGCCTTCTGCTGATTCGTTAGGGCTGTGCAGAAACCACCATTCCGGATTTTCAAACCGTGAATTCCCTAAGTCATTGATAATCTTGACATTAGAGCCAATCTACCTTGTTTGTCAGCAGCAAGGAGAGAGGCATAATGCCCCTGAAAGAAATCCAGAAACTGGGCGTATCCCGTCTCCAGATCCTCGATGATTCCGGAGTGGCCGACCCTTCACTCGATCCCGGCCTGCCAGAAGAAGAACTTCTCCGTATCTATCGACACCTCTGTCTGGGTCGTGAAGCCGATGAGCGAATGCTCAAGCTCCAGAGAACCGGGCGCATGGGCACCTTCCCGCCCTGCTCGGGGCAGGAGGCCGTGTCCGTCGGTGCGGCGGCCGCCATTTCGGAGAAAGACTGGTTCGTGGGAGCCTTCCGCGAACTTCCCGGACGCCTGATGCGTGGCCAGGATCTTGTGCAGATCCTGAAGTTCTGGGCCGGCTATGAAGAGGGAAGTTCCTATTCCCTCAAGCATCGAAACCTCCCGGACACCATCGTCATCTCCTCACACATTCCCCAGGCCGTGGGCATCGCCTACTCCATGAAACTCCGGAAGGAAGATAGCGTCGTGCTGAACTTCTTCGGCGATGGAGCGACCAGCGAAGGTGATTTCCACGAAGGGTTGAACTTCGCGGCTGTCTGGAAGTCCCCGGTCGTCTTTGTCATCCAGAACAACGGCTGGGCGATTTCCACCGGGCGCGAAAAACAGACGGCCTCGGAGACCCTTGCCCAGAAAGCCCTGGCCTATGGCATGCCGGGCATCGTGGTCGATGGAAACGATGTCCTTGCTGTCTACTCTGCGGTTCGGGAGGCCGTCGAGCGCGCCAGGCGGGGTGAAGGCCCCACCCTGATCGAGGCACAGACCTACCGGATGAGCCTTCACACCACGGCAGACGATCCCACCCGCTATCGCAAAGAGGAAGACGTGGAGGAATGGCGTGACAAGGATCCACTGAAACGCTTCCGCCTCTATCTGGAAAACCGGGGAATCTGGGATGAGTCCCGGCAGGAAGCTCTCAACGATGAAATCCGGAAGGAAGTCGCCCTTGCGGTCGAGAGTTTCGAGAACAGGGAGTCCGTCCGACCGGATACACCCTTTGACCATGTCCTCGAAAACTCCCACCCCGAACTGGAACGGCAACGGGAAATCTTCCTCCAGAACATTAGTCGCAACTTCCCGGCTGAAGGTGTGGATCATGCCTAAGCTGAATATGGTTCAGGCCATCAATCTCGCCCTTCATCAGGAAATGGAAAGGGACTCCTCGGTGATTCAGCTCGGACAGGACATCGGTCTTAATGGCGGTGTCTTCCGGGTCACCGAAGGGCTTCAGAAAAAGTTCGGCGAGGAGAGGGTCATCGACTCGCCCCTTGCCGAATCCGCCATCGCCGGTGCCTCTATCGGAATGGCGCTTGCCGGGCTTCGGCCAGTGGCCGAAATGCAGTTCTCCGGATTCTCCTATTACGCGCTACAGCAGATGGAAAGCTACGCCGCCCGCTGGCGCTCGCGCAGCCAGGGCGAGTTCACCGTTCCCATGGTGCTTCGCATGCCCTACGGCGGAGGGGTTCACGCTCTGGAGCATCACAGCGAAAGCCGGGAAGCGACCTATGCACACTTCCCGGGCCTGAAGGTGGTCCTGCCTTCGGGTCCCCGGAATGCGCGTGCACTACTGGCCGCCGCAATCCAGGACAATGACCCGGTTGTCTTCATGGAACCGAAGCGAAGCTACCGGGCCTTCCGGGAGGAAGTTCCCGAAGAGCCGGAGACCATGGAAATCGGAAAGGCGCAAATCGTTCAGGAGGGCAGGGACATCACGCTCATTGCCTGGGGAGCGATGATGCGCGAAGCTCTCGCTGCCACAAAGACACTGGAAGAGAGAGGCAAGAGCGTGGAGCTGATTGACCTTCTCAGCGTTTCTCCCCTGGACAGCGATACGATCAGCGATTCAGTTCGCAAAACCGGACGCTGTGTGATCGTCCAGGAGGCCCCGCGAACGCTGGGAGTTTCCAGCGAAATCATTGCAAGAATCAATGACGCCGCCTTACTCTATCTGGAAGCTCCCGTGGGGCGAGTCACCGGCTACGATGTGGTCACCCCGAATTTCGCTCGAGAAAAATACTACCTTCCCAATGCGGGACAGGTCGTCGATCAGGTGGAAAGCACTCTGGCCTTTTAGGAAGCCTTATGTACGAATTCAAACTACCGGATCTGGGAGAAGGGATCCACGAGGGCGAACTCCTGGAGTGGCATGTCCACGAGGGCGACAGCATTCAGGAGGACGACCCTCTGCTTGATGTCGAGACCGACAAGGCGGCCGTCACCATCCCCTCACCGGCCACGGGAACCGTGCTTTCCCTGCAAGGAAATAGGGGCGACACCCTGAGCACGGGTTCCATTATCGCCGTCATCGATGACGGTAAGGGCAAAGACTCAAAGGCGACACCCGCGAAGAAAGAGGCAAAGCCCAAAGAGGCGAAAGCTCCGGCAGGAAGCAGCACTTCTCGAGTAGCGGCGGCTCCGGCAGTTCGTCGCCTGGCAAGGGAGAAAGGCATCGATCTCGGCAAGGTAGCGGGCAGCGGGCCCGGGGGACGCATTCTGGTCAGTGATCTTGAGGTCGGAAAATCAATCCACGAACTGCCGGAAGTGAAGAATGACTTCAGCGGCGGCTCTTCCATTCCCTTCTTCGAAGTGGAGGAACTTCCCGATTTCAGCGAATGGGGAGAGGTGGAGATTGAGCCTCTTCGCTCCATTCGCCGGAAGATCGCCCGCCGCCTGAGCAGTTCCATGATCATCGCCCCCCATGTTGCGCACATGGATGAAGCGGATGTGAGCGAACTGGCGAAGTTTCTCGAAAAGGAAAAAGAGCGGGGGAATCCTTCTTCTCTCACCTTTCTCTCCTTCGTTCTCAAAGCGGCCGCCAATGCGCTGGCGGACTTCCCGGAGATAAACGCCAGCCTGGATCCTCACCGGGAAGCTCTCATCTACAAGAAGTACCGGAATCTCGGCTTTGCCACGGACACAGGCCGGGGTCTTGTCGTGCCTGTGATTCGCGATACAGGGAACCTGAGTGTTCAGGAGATCTCTGCAGAACTTAAAAGGCTTTCCACTCGTGCCCGGGAGGGAAGCATCGAAGTCGGGGAACTTCGGGGCGGCACTTTTTCCGTGACCAATATCGGCGTTCTCGGGGGAACGGGCATGGTTCCGACCATCAACTACCCTGAAGCGGCCATTCTCGGCATGGCAGCTGTCCGCGAAAAGCCGGTCGTCCGGGAGGGAGAGATCGTGGCGCGCAAGGTCATGCCCCTGACTCTGGCCTTCGATCACCGCATCACCGATGGCGCGAACGCAGCTCGCTTCATGAACCGCATCATCGAACAGCTGGAAAGCCCACTCAGGATTTTCCTGGAGGACTAGCATGGTCATGGGTCAACTGAAACAGGAATGCGAACTGGTCGTGATCGGCGCCGGTCCGGGTGGCTATGTTGCGGCACTTCGCGCGGCCGACCTGGGCATGGATGTCACTCTCGTGGAAGCGCAGGACAAGCTCGGGGGAGTCTGCCTCCGGGAAGGCTGCATCCCTTCGAAGACCCTGATCCATGCCGTGGAAGTAGCAGAGTCGGCTCGCAATGCCGAACAGTTCGGTCTGAAGATCGACAAGGTCGAGGTGGATCCCGCGGGGCTTCGCAAATGGACCCGCTCGGTGGTCGACGGCCTCTCCAGCGGAATCGAAGGGCTTCTCAAGAAACGGGGGGTGGAAGTCATTCACGCCTGCGCTCGTTTCGATGGGCACGACAGTCTGGCTCTCGAAGGCGCGGAGGTCTCGGGGATTCGTTTCCAGAATTGCATCATCGCAACGGGAAGCCGCATCAACGAGCTTCCCGCAGGGCAAGACCTCCCTCTCTGGACCTCTGCAGAAGCCCTGCAGGTCCCTGAAATCCCCGATAGCCTGCTCGTTGTCGGTGGCGGCTATATCGGTCTGGAAATGGGCATGATCTACGCAGGACTGGGAAGCAAGGTCACGATGGTGGAGTTCTTTCCCAGTCTTCTTCAGGGAGCAGACCGGGATCTCCTGCAGGTCGTGGTGAATAGTGCAGAGAACCGTTTTGAAGCCATCCACACGGATTCCCGGGTGACTGAAATCGAGAAAACGGAGACGGGTTTCCTTACGAAGATTCTCCATGATGGAGATGAGATTGAGCTGGAAAGTCGGCAGGTTCTCAGCGCCGTCGGACGCAGGCCGAACACGGATCGCCTGAATCTGGAAATGGCCGGTCTTTCCACCGATGAGCAGGGACGCATTCCCGTGGATGAGCAGTGCCGCAGTTCCGTTGCAGGAATCTTCGCCATTGGCGATATCGCCCCGGGTCCCATGCTGGCCCACAAGGCCAGCCGGGAAGCCAAGGTGGCCGCAGAGGCCATTGCGGGGCACTCTTCCTCCTTTGACAACCGCGCCATTCCTGCGGTCGTCTTCACGGAACCGGAACTCGCCTGGGCAGGACTCACGGAGCGGGAGGCAGAGGAAAAAGGCATTACCGTCAAGGTCGGGCGCTTCCCTCTTGCCGCTCTCGGTCGCGCTCGCACGCTTGGACGCAGGGATGGACTTGCCAAGGTCATCTGTGATCCTGAAACCGATCGCGTACTCGGTGTCGGCATGGTCGGCCCTCAGGCCAGTGAACTCATTGCAGAAGGCACCCTGGCCATTGAGATGGGTGCGACTCTGGAAGACCTGATGGTCACGATTCACCCCCACCCCACTCTCTCTGAAGCCCTCTTTGAAGCCGCAGAAGTTGCGGCCGGGCAGGCCATTCACATTCAGGCTCCGAAGAAATGACCTTCACCCAGAAGCCCTGGAATCGCGACGAAGCACTGCTACAGTGCTGCAAGGAGAGCGGGGAGCCGGAAGTGGAAGTCTTCCGCCCCGAAGACCTGAGTCTCGTACTCGGACGGGGAAGCATAGCGGAACTGGAAATCCTCCCGGAAATTGCAAGTCGCGATGGAATTCCCCTGTACCGAAGGATGGGCGGAGGATGTTCCGTGGTACTGGACCCTGGCAATCTCATCCTCTCTCTGGCCATTCCTCTTCCGGGAGTCCTCGGTGTTCGTGACATCTTCGATGCCATTACGAAGTGGGTCATTGAGGGGCTCGATGAACTAGGGATCCCGGAAGTTGAAAAATCCGGAAGCAGCGATCTTTCCCTGAAGGGGAAAAAGGTGGGGGGATCCTGCGTCTACCGCCCCCGGGACTTCTTCTATTATTCGACCACCCTGCTCTTTGCTCCCCCCATTGAAGCTTCGGAGCGTTACCTGACTCATCCGCCCCGAGAGCCGGAGTACCGGGACGGGCGAAGCCATACCGACTTTCTCGGCTCTCTTCCGGGAAACGCAGCAGAAATGCTGCCCCGCCTTCAGGAAGTCTTTCATGCCCCGGCCCTGATGGACTATCTTGCTACCCGACAGATTTCCGGCTAGGGATTCTTCGAAAGGAAGAAATGCCTCTTTCTGACACCGCTATCATCCTGCACAGGGAAGGAATGGGGGTCGCCGACGAGCCGCTTCGCAAGAAACTGCTTTCCACCTACCTGGCCCTTCTCATTGAGAACAACACTCTCCCCGGCGCCATCTGTTTCTACACCGATGCCGTCAAACTGGCCTGCGAAGGCTCGGAGTTTCTCGAAACTCTGGCAGCTCTCGAACAAAAGGGAGTTCACCTGATTCTCTGCAAGACCTGCCTGGACAGCTTCGGCATCTCTGACAAGGTGAGGGTTGGAATCATCGGGGGCATGGGCGACATTCTGGCTGCCCAGACCAAGGCAGGAAAGGTCATCACCCTCTAGAGCAAGCCTTCTGAGCCCAGACTAGCTGGATTCTTCGAACAGATCCTCGAGGTCTTTCTCCTCCGGGGAAGAACTCAGTTCCCGGGCCAGCGCAAGATCCTCGGCAAGGCGGTCCTCAAACTCCCGCTGCCTCTCCCGGGTCAGTGCCCCGGAACTCATTCTCTGTTGCCTCATCTGGCGTAGAAAAGAACGATAGGGATCTTCGCAGGTGTAGCTCTTCAACAGATATCGCGCCACGAAGGCCTCACAGGACGCACACTCCACAAAGATCTGTGGGTCTTCGCCGGGTTTTACAAGCACACGGTTGTTGAGCTTCGCACTCTCACAGACCGGGCAGGATTCCAGTTTTGATTTCGGGCTGAGTACCATTCCAAAACCCCTCTCCTAGTGTGTCCCTCTTTCGAGAAATGGCAAGAGCGGAAACAGGATTCT comes from the Candidatus Krumholzibacteriia bacterium genome and includes:
- the pdhA gene encoding pyruvate dehydrogenase (acetyl-transferring) E1 component subunit alpha, with amino-acid sequence MPLKEIQKLGVSRLQILDDSGVADPSLDPGLPEEELLRIYRHLCLGREADERMLKLQRTGRMGTFPPCSGQEAVSVGAAAAISEKDWFVGAFRELPGRLMRGQDLVQILKFWAGYEEGSSYSLKHRNLPDTIVISSHIPQAVGIAYSMKLRKEDSVVLNFFGDGATSEGDFHEGLNFAAVWKSPVVFVIQNNGWAISTGREKQTASETLAQKALAYGMPGIVVDGNDVLAVYSAVREAVERARRGEGPTLIEAQTYRMSLHTTADDPTRYRKEEDVEEWRDKDPLKRFRLYLENRGIWDESRQEALNDEIRKEVALAVESFENRESVRPDTPFDHVLENSHPELERQREIFLQNISRNFPAEGVDHA
- a CDS encoding GDSL-type esterase/lipase family protein; this translates as MKERWFRKHPRLLLIPVAVFAVLVGILLAELSARVLFPQWAPAREERVKFWKYSELLGWEHRPGQNGHFDHRDFSVEVSINTLGMRDGEASREKGSKRRLLVLGDSFAWGFGVEEEERFSEVLDLSLAGWELLNAAVSGYGTAQELLYLKERGMALKPDALLLLFCENDFLNNVRSEEYWHYRPVFTLEKDSLELRNVPVPRASRRQKVERFLWGKTWLGPRLDMGIWRLKQWLRGKREMTPGTKDIGDFRVTGELLLAIRDRCHVAGIPFLLVSIPMEKEGRNWLRDFASEQNLKLLQLDETFDNSGENLMLPHDNHWNGRGHELAAQTIASWLSETGILDGKKESP
- the wecB gene encoding UDP-N-acetylglucosamine 2-epimerase (non-hydrolyzing), whose translation is MSRKIAIVLGTRPEAIKLAPVIARLRRNPERWQTSLVVTAQHREMLDQVLQLFDLKPDYDLNLMRPGQNLFDVTSSALTGLREVFEVTEPDMVLVQGDTTTVFAGALAAYYLKIPVGHVEAGLRTGQRYSPFPEELNRRLTGSLTDLHFAPTSTAAWNLKQEGVETEKILVTGNTVIDALLETAAREDLPDFPDLSSPLILLTAHRRESFGTPLGRIFSAVAELASRHPECQVVYPVHPNPSVRKAASDKLEGIGNVQLCDPLDYASFVSLMKRARLILTDSGGIQEEAPSLGVPVLVLRDVTERPEAIKAGTVKLVGSDPERILEESGKILSDDSHHRLMSEAQNPYGDGRAAARIEAMLAHHFYREARPDAFSPEQGDSW
- a CDS encoding lysylphosphatidylglycerol synthase transmembrane domain-containing protein, which codes for MKKRRLRTTLWLGLSFGLLVMIALSLLSDFGKTASALRSMNLAWLPLILGLSLLHFVFRYFKWEFFLRAIGVRIRFADSVGIFLSGFVFTVTPGKMGEIFKAWLVREVKGEAVSKVIPVVIAERYTDMGGLLVLASLGVIGSGWGATWLLAFLFLTLIYLLAFSPWLQRLLPRLFGKTGDRVAQVLSGTRGLLTLSRLLPMVLFSALAWFWQCWALVFSLQSLGGFLSLGDSVFVFSLSTLAGALSFLPGGLGAAEGSMALLLGGVGGLDPAMAAAATLLIRLATLWFAVLVGLLALLWLSRRWNRGSGLWREFEKDGVESE
- a CDS encoding GDSL-type esterase/lipase family protein gives rise to the protein MKPLAPLLLALLLVSSASASSPVDPADPHLLYTGRWDDSNASEPWCYWMGSSIIAHFEGSSLAITCSGGWWSNYDYLRVIIDDDAANSSKIAIGTSMATHVLATGLGDSSHKVEIIKETDMGYWLVEGFELDDGKSLLAPPERPSRRIEFYGDSNLAGYSLEHEENHSGYHLRGTYRGYAGIVSRMLDAEYTNVCRSGDRIAEIHSVFDQVDYWSPTPLWDFARFPPDLVVVGLGANDLGRPKVAIKSDYHDFLDDLRSTHPEAHIMLYNGWGWDYNEPANYTHEVIEERDDPNMSFAIFPWIFEQWHGCEYDHAGMAQILADHVSELLGWEQGPRDVMNGYSLGGNVANGGFEEVAPFGGYGWRYHAHPGVDRIHDPAGARDGEYYLRLSSGAATHQPVPASDGDTFTLEAWVRGSGNIAATQDFRDQKMWTNPLQSSTEVFPLTEEWQVISMSATAPLGVSFPVYHMRLSFIVGTGDTADIDLVSTSLATAAPGKPASSLNLAVWPNPFNPLAELRFDLPDDGRMKLEILDVSGRLISTLLSGPMARGSHSCSWKGLDERGSAMASGLYLARLSFGTQVESKRLLLIR
- a CDS encoding YkgJ family cysteine cluster protein translates to MTDKPGPAELKEIRRDPEKILEICRACKGQCCTYVAVEIDEPEEFEDFENIRWYCAHKGIWIFKDDEGWYVAFDSPCEHLNEDFSCKIYEKRPSVCQNHDFGECDFFLDGEFELELKSLEDVDAYLRERFPRQFVKRPQRRKK